In one window of Mesoplodon densirostris isolate mMesDen1 chromosome 4, mMesDen1 primary haplotype, whole genome shotgun sequence DNA:
- the THTPA gene encoding thiamine-triphosphatase, translating into MAQGLIEVERKFVPGPGTEERLQELGGTLERRVTFRDSYYDTPELSLMRADYWLRQREGSGWELKCPGAASVSGPHTKYMELTAEPAVVAQLCEVLSAEVPGAGGVAALLGPLGLQEVASFVTKRSAWKLVLRGADEEELPLRVDLDTADFGYAVGEVEALVQEEAEVPAALEKIHSLSSMLGVLAQETAPAKLIVYLQRFRPQDYQRLLEVYSSKEKP; encoded by the exons ATGGCCCAGGGCCTGATTGAAGTGGAGCGAAAGTTCGTTCCCGGCCCTGGCACAGAAGAGCGGCTGCAGGAATTGGGGGGTACCCTGGAGCGCCGAGTCACTTTCCGAGACAGCTACTATGACACCcctgagctgagcctcatgcGGGCTGACTACTGGCTCCGACAGCGAGAGGGCAGTGGATGGGAGCTCAAATGTCCCGGAGCAGCAAGTGTCTCAGGACCCCACACCAAGTACATGGAACTCACAGCTGAGCCTGCAGTTGTGGCCCAGCTCTGTGAGGTGCTGAGCGCTGAAGTCCCGGGGGCTGGAGGCGTGGCTGCTCTGCTGGGCCCGCTGGGGCTGCAGGAAGTAGCTAGTTTTGTGACTAAGCGTAGTGCCTGGAAACTGGTGCTGCGCGGAGCTGATGAAGAGGAGCTGCCGCTCAGGGTGGACCTGGATACAGCTGACTTTGGCTACGCTGTGGGTGAGGTAGAGGCCCTGGTGCAAGAGGAGGCTGAAGTCCCAGCTGCCCTAGAGAAGATCCACAGCCTCAGCAGCATGCTTG GTGTGCTGGCGCAGGAGACGGCACCTGCCAAGCTGATTGTGTACCTACAGCGCTTCCGACCTCAGGACTATCAGCGCCTGCTAGAAGTGTACAGCTCCAAAGAGAAGCCTTAG
- the ZFHX2 gene encoding zinc finger homeobox protein 2, translating into MATLNSSSSAGTTPSPGHNAPSPPPDTSSPRTPCDPVTKDPPAAPSASESMRSSEPGGQPLEPGCGLVPPKDIGEPQEEPGCGGSPPKGLGAEEDKKQGEGGGGLPPVDLSDHLVFTAGGEACLVAKLSLPGGSELPLPKGFPWGEAGIKEEPSLPLLAHPPPVRLTALHIQHGFDPIQGFSSSDQILSHDTSAPSPATCEGRDGAFWSYQLAPNPPGDPKDGPMGSRGGDPRALFWLCLPCRLGFGRPQAFVGHTQSHGVKLTAAQHQGLPGNPAVLREGDEGCVALLSFLEPQLPAHAPLEIPLDNSSTVNMEAHAAQTEDGSAAAEAQAPVLPVEEGMALSPPSPLTTPAAWNPSPSQAKELPTLAGEAGPGWFPEGQEEEGGLCPSLNQSSPTSKDGGVLPAPVGSPEDPGDPPQPYRPADDYTPAPAAFQGLSLSSHMALLHSRNSCKTLKCPKCNWHYKYQQTLDVHMREKHPESNSHCSYCSAGGAHPRLARGESYNCGYKPYRCDVCNYSTTTKGNLSIHMQSDKHLANLQGFQAGPVGQGSPTEAVLPPPAGDKEPKTKASWQCKVCSYETNISRNLRIHMTSEKHMQNVLMLHQGLPLGLPPGLVGPGPPPPAGAAPATSPDLFQYFGPQALGQPQAPLPGPGLRPDKPLEAQLLLNGFHHLGAPARKFPTAAPGSPSPDAHLPQSQLLGPLSDGLPASPPPDDSPSLKVFRCLVCQAFSTDSLELLLYHCSVGRSLPEAEWKEVAGDTHRCKLCCYGTQLKANFQLHLKTDKHAQKYQLAAHLREGGGAMGTPSPVPLGDGAPYGSVPTLHLRCNICDFESNSKEKMQLHARGAAHEENSQIYKFLLEMEGAAAGTELGLFRCLLCAWETPSRLAVLQHLRAPAHRDAQAQRRLQLLQSGPAADEGLSALQSILSFSHGQLRPPGKPPVTPLAEPPTPEEEPQNKTEQLASEETENKTGPPGDSVDQTTVFCCPYCSFLSPKSEQVRAHALSQHAVQPKYRCPLCQEQLVGRPALHFHLSHLHNVVPECVERLLLAATTVEMTLTTKVLPGPALSPLGDGPEPPAPGPEPVPSRDQAAEGPHLTPEASPDPLPEPPLPSAEAPDKPMGSPDQPPSPAPSPAPRPDAQADEVAPPPTTAEEEEGAGGEPRLAEPAPADSRHPLTYRKTTNFALDKFLDPARPYKCTVCKESFTQKNILLVHYNSVSHLHKMKKAAIDPSGPARGEAGAAPTAATATDKPFKCTVCRVSYNQSSTLEIHMRSVLHQTRSRGAKMDVKAEGPERGPEEPKEGETEGEVGTEKKGPDPGGFVSGGLPFLSPPPPPLDLHRFPAPLFAPPVLPSFPLVPESLLKLQQQLLLPFYLHDLKVGPKLALAGPAPLLSLPAATPPPPPPKAELAEREWEQPPAAEEGNETAPSSPPQPTPNEAARTAAKALLENFGFELVIQYNEGKQAVPPPPTPPPPEALGGGDKLACGACGKLFSNMLILKTHEEHVHRRFLPFEALNRYAAQFRKSYDSLYPPPAGSPKPPDGPLDSPAPHLGPPFLVPEPEAGGAHPPEEQGRAGGRWPPEEEESSRGHLPPLVPAGRRFSRTKFTEFQTQALQSFFETSAYPKDGEVERLASLLGLASRVVVVWFQNARQKARRSAGDGGPVPSGGGTGGASGCRRCRATFSCVFDLVRHLKKCYDDQHLEEEEEAERGEEEEDAEEEDAEEEQGPEPPAEPEGPSPEPPDREELGQAEATKPGGKEPEGRGPPSPSPVHTCDQCAMSFPSQDLLTSHRRLHFLPPVQPSTAPHLLELPLLVFGERNPPVPGTPPVPGPPLKRKHEDGSLSPTGSEAGVGGEGEPPRDKRLRTTILPEQLEILYRWYMQDSNPTRKMLDCISEEVGLKKRVVQVWFQNTRARERKGQFRSTPGAVPSPAVKVPMTPSPAPFPKFNHLLGKVDDGAAREAPKRETPAFPYPTVTPAAGPLPFLPPGKEAPTLTPEPPLPLPPPPPPNEDEGPEEPSKASPESEACSPSAGDLSDSSACSLAEPESPGAGGANGGPGGGAGVPDGMGQRRYRTQMSSLQLKIMKACYEAYRTPTMQECEVLGEEIGLPKRVIQVWFQNARAKEKKAKLQGAAAGGAGGSNEGPLGAQRTDCPYCDVKYDFYVSCRGHLFSRQHLAKLKEAVRAQLKSESKCYDLAPAPEAPPAPKAPPATTPASVPLGAAPDLPRLAPVLLSGPALAQPPLGSLAPFSAGPAASSGLLGLATSVLPATTVVPTAGPGCPLPQRPMPDHTNTSTVGTTDPAPGPRTEPSGDKVSGERKPAAAPANSSTDALKNLKALKATVPALLGGQFLPFPLPSAGGATPPAVFGPQLQGAYFQQLYGMKKGLFPINPVIPQTLIGLLPNALLQPPPQAPEPIATAPPKPPELPAPGEGEAGEADELLTGSAGISTVDVTHRYLCRQCKMAFDGEALATAHQRSFCFFGRGSGGSMPPPLRVPICTYHCLACEVLLSGREALASHLRSSAHRRKAAPPPGGPPGAATNAATAATAAVAFAKEEARLPHTDSNPKTTTSTLLAL; encoded by the exons ATGGCCACCCTTAACTCGTCCTCTTCCGCTggcaccaccccctcccctgggCACAATGCCCCGTCCCCGCCTCCGGACACCTCCTCCCCCCGCACCCCCTGTGATCCTGTCACCAAAGATCCCCCTGCGGCCCCCTCCGCCTCTGAGAGCATGAGGTCCTCAGAGCCCGGGGGGCAGCCCCTGGAGCCAGGCTGTGGCCTCGTCCCACCAAAGGACATAGGGGAGCCCCAAGAGGAGCCTGGCTGTGGTGGCTCCCCGCCAAAGGGCCTGGGGGCGGAAGAGGACAagaagcagggggagggaggaggagggctccCTCCTGTGGACCTGAGCGACCACTTAGTCTTCACAGCTGGCGGTGAGGCCTGCCTAGTGGCCAAGCTGTCCCTGCCAGGTGGCAGCGAACTCCCGTTACCAAAGGGCTTCCCCTGGGGTGAGGCAGGCATCAAGGAAGAGCCCAGCCTGCCCCTCCTTGCCCACCCGCCCCCTGTACGCCTCACTGCCCTTCACATCCAACATGGCTTTGACCCAATCCAAGGCTTTAGCTCTTCTGACCAAATTCTGTCCCACGATACCTCAGCGCCATCTCCGGCCACCTGTGAGGGAAGGGATGGAGCCTTCTGGAGCTACCAGCTGGCTCCAAACCCACCTGGAGATCCCAAAGATGGCCCcatggggagcaggggaggagaCCCCAGGGCACTCTTCTGGCTCTGCCTCCCGTGCCGCCTGGGTTTCGGCAGGCCCCAGGCCTTTGTGGGTCACACACAGTCTCACGGGGTGAAGCTAACCGCTGCTCAACACCAGGGCCTGCCAGGCAACCCAGCCGTGCTCCGGGAGGGGGACGAGGGCTGCGTGGCCCTCCTGAGCTTCCTGGAACCACAACTGCCTGCCCACGCCCCTTTAGAAATACCCCTTGACAACAGCAGCACCGTGAACATGGAGGCCCACGCAGCTCAGACCGAGGATGGCTCCGCTGCGGCCGAAGCCCAGGCCCCTGTCCTGCCCGTGGAAGAAGGCATGGCCCTCAGCCCACCCTCCCCGCTGACAACCCCGGCCGCCTGGAACCCCAGCCCAAGCCAAGCCAAAGAATTGCCGACGCTGGCAGGCGAGGCAGGGCCAGGTTGGTTCCCTGAGGggcaagaggaggagggagggctcTGCCCCTCGCTCAACCAAAGCTCACCCACCTCCAAGGACGGGGGCGTCCTCCCTGCCCCAGTGGGCTCCCCCGAAGACCCCGGTGACCCGCCCCAGCCCTATCGCCCAGCCGACGACTACACCCCGGCCCCTGCGGCCTTCCAGGGCCTCAGCCTGTCCAGCCACATGGCTCTGCTACACTCGCGCAACTCCTGCAAGACGCTCAAGTGTCCCAAGTGCAATTGGCACTATAAGTACCAGCAGACCCTGGACGTGCACATGCGGGAGAAGCACCCTGAGAGCAACAGTCACTGCAGCTACTGCAGCGCTGGGGGCGCCCACCCCCGCCTCGCCCGGGGGGAGAGCTACAACTGTGGCTACAAGCCCTACCGCTGCGACGTCTGCAACTACTCCACCACCACCAAGGGCAACCTCAGCATCCACATGCAGTCTGACAAGCACCTGGCCAACCTGCAGGGCTTCCAGGCGGGGCCGGTGGGGCAGGGGAGTCCCACAGAGGCAGTGCTCCCTCCCCCCGCGGGGGACAAGGAGCCCAAGACCAAAGCGTCCTGGCAGTGCAAGGTGTGCAGCTACGAGACCAACATCTCCCGCAATCTGCGCATCCACATGACCTCCGAGAAGCACATGCAGAACGTCCTCATGCTGCACCAGGGGCTGCCGCTGGGGCTGCCGCCGGGGCTGGTAGGGCcaggcccccctcccccagcaggggCTGCCCCTGCCACCTCCCCTGACCTCTTCCAGTACTTCGGACCGCAGGCCCTAGGGCAGCCTCAGGCTCCCTTGCCTGGCCCCGGGCTGAGGCCAGACAAGCCCCTGGAAGCCCAGCTGCTTCTCAATGGCTTCCACCACCTCGGAGCACCTGCCCGCAAGTTCCCCACAGCTG CCCCAGGCAGCCCCTCCCCGGATGCCCACCTGCCTCAAAGTCAGCTTCTGGGCCCCTTGTCCGACGGGCTGCCTGCCTCGCCGCCCCCAGATGACAGCCCATCCCTGAAGGTGTTCCGATGCCTCGTGTGCCAGGCCTTCAGCACAGACAGCCTGGAGCTGCTGCTCTACCACTGCAGCGTGGGCCGGAGCCTCCCAGAGGCCGAGTGGAAGGAGGTAGCTGGTGACACCCACCGCTGCAAGCTCTGCTGCTATGGCACCCAGCTCAAGGCCAACTTCCAACTCCACCTCAAGACCGACAAACATGCTCAGAAGTACCAGCTGGCGGCCCACctgagggaggggggtggggccATGGGCACCCCCTCCCCAGTGCCCCTGGGAGATGGGGCTCCTTATGGGTCTGTCCCCACCCTGCACCTGCGCTGCAACATCTGTGACTTTGAGTCCAACAGCAAGGAGAAGATGCAGCTGCACGCCCGGGGTGCGGCCCATGAAGAGAACAGCCAGATCTATAAG TTTCtgctggagatggagggggcGGCAGCGGGGACGGAGCTGGGGCTGTTCCGCTGCCTGCTGTGCGCCTGGGAGACGCCCTCCCGCCTGGCTGTGCTGCAGCACCTGCGCGCCCCTGCCCACCGCGATGCCCAGGCCCAGCGGCGCCTGCAGCTGCTACAGAGTGGCCCCGCAGCCGACGAGGGGCTCTCAGCTCTTCAGAGCATCCTGAGCTTCAGCCACGGGCAGCTCCGGCCTCCCG GGAAGCCTCCTGTCACCCCCTTAGCTGAGCCACCCACCCCTGAGGAAGAACCCCAGAATAAGACAGAACAATTGG CTTCTGAAGAGACAGAGAACAAGACTGGCCCTCCTGGAGACAGTGTCGACCAGACCACG GTGTTCTGCTGTCCATACTGCAGTTTCCTGAGCCCAAAGTCTGAGCAGGTGAGGGCGCATGCACTCTCCCAGCACGCAGTGCAGCCCAAGTACCGGTGCCCTCTGTGCCAGGAGCAGCTGGTGGGCCGGCCTGCCCTGCACTTCCACCTCAGCCACCTGCACAACGTGGTGCCCGAGTGCGTTGAGAGGCTCCTGCTCGCG GCCACAACTGTAGAGATGACCTTGACGACCAAAGTGCTGCCTGGGCCCGCTCTAAGCCCTCTGGGGGACGGCCCAGAGCCCCCCGCTCCCGGGCCAGAGCCTGTGCCCAGCAGAGACCAAGCAGCAG AAGGCCCTCACCTGACCCCGGAAGCCAGTCCCGATCCTCTTCCTGAGCCTCCCCTGCCCTCAGCCGAGGCCCCAGACAAGCCCATGGGAAGCCCTGACCAGCCTCCTTCTCCAGCCCCGTCTCCAGCCCCTCGGCCCGATGCCCAAGCTGATGAGGTAGCTCCTCCACCCACCACggctgaggaggaagagggggctggCGGGGAGCCCCGCCTGGCAGAGCCAGCTCCAGCTGACTCTCGCCACCCTCTGACCTATCGGAAGACCACCAACTTTGCCCTGGACAAGTTTCTCGACCCTGCCCGGCCCTACAAGTGCACTGTGTGTAAGGAGTCCTTCACGCAGAAGAACATCCTCCTGGTCCATTATAACTCGGTCTCCCACCTGCACAAGATGAAGAAGGCTGCCATTGACCCCTCCGGGCCTGCCCGCGGGGAAGCCGGTGCCGCGCCCACCGCTGCCACTGCCACAGACAAGCCCTTTAAGTGCACAGTCTGCCGCGTCTCATACAACCAGAGCTCCACCCTGGAGATCCACATGCGCTCCGTCCTGCACCAGACTCGCTCGAGGGGAGCCAAGATGGACGTCAAGGCCGAGGGGCCAGAGCGCGGCCCGGAAGAGCCCAAGGAAGGCGAGACTGAGGGGGAGGTGGGCACTGAGAAGAAGGGCCCTGACCCTGGTGGCTTCGTGTCTGGTGGACTGcccttcctgtcccctcccccacctcccctggaCCTGCACCGATTCCCAGCCCCACTCTTCGCCCCACCAgtcctgccctccttccctctggTGCCCGAGTCCCTGCTTAAGCTCCAGCAGCAGCTGCTCCTGCCCTTCTACCTCCATGACCTCAAGGTAGGGCCCAAACTGGCACTGGCTGGGCCCGCGCCCCTGCTGTCCCTGCCGgccgccacccctcctcccccgccccctaaGGCTGAGCTGGCTGAGCGAGAGTGGGAGCAGCCCCCCGCGGCAGAAGAGGGGAATGAGACGGCGCCCAGCTCACCCCCCCAGCCAACACCCAACGAGGCAGCCCGCACTGCAGCCAAAGCCCTTCTGGAAAACTTTGGCTTTGAGCTGGTGATCCAGTACAATGAAGGGAAGCAGgctgtgccccctcccccaaccccacccccacccgaggccctggggggtggggacaAGCTGGCCTGCGGGGCCTGTGGGAAACTCTTCTCCAACATGCTCATCCTCAAGACACACGAGGAGCACGTCCACCGCCGCTTTCTGCCCTTTGAGGCCCTGAACCGATATGCCGCTCAGTTTCGAAAAAGCTATGATAGCCTCTACCCACCCCCGGCAGGGTCCCCTAAACCTCCCGATGGGCCTCTGGATTCACCTGCTCCCCACCTGGGCCCACCTTTCCTGGTCCCAGAGCCTGAGGCAGGGGGGGCCCACCCCCCTGAGGAGCAAGGCCGGGCAGGAGGACGCTGGCCCCCAGAGGAGGAAGAAAGCTCCAGAGGGCATCTTCCTCCCCTAGTGCCTGCAGGCCGCCGCTTCTCCAGAACCAAGTTCACAGAGTTCCAGACCCAAGCCCTGCAGTCTTTCTTTGAGACCAGCGCCTACCCCAAGGACGGAGAGGTGGAGCGGCTCGCAAGTCTCTTGGGCCTGGCTAGCCGTGTGGTGGTGGTGTGGTTCCAGAACGCCCGCCAGAAGGCTCGCAGAAGCGCTGGCGACGGCGGGCCTGTGCCCAGCGGGGGAGGCACTGGGGGAGCCTCCGGCTGCCGGCGCTGCCGTGCCACCTTCTCCTGCGTGTTTGACCTGGTGCGGCACCTCAAGAAATGCTATGACGACCAGCAtctggaagaggaggaagaggcagagagaggggaagaggaggaagacgcAGAGGAGGAAGACGCAGAGGAGGAACAGGGCCCGGAACCCCCAGCGGAGCCTGAAGGCCCATCACCAGAACCTCCAGACAGGGAAGAGCTGGGCCAAGCAGAGGCCACAAAGCCAGGAGGCAAAGAGCCTGAAGGGAGGGGCCCTCCCTCGCCCTCCCCCGTCCACACCTGTGACCAGTGCGCCATGTCTTTCCCCAGCCAGGACCTCCTGACCAGTCACCGCCGGCTCCACTTCCTGCCACCTGTGCAGCCCAGCACTGCCCCCCACCTCCTAGAGCTGCCCTTGCTGGTGTTTGGGGAGCGAAACCCTCCGGTGCCAGGCACTCCACCCGTGCCAGGGCCACCCCTCAAACGGAAGCACGAGGACGGTAGCCTGTCACCCACGGGCAGCGaagcaggggtgggtggggagggtgagCCCCCCAGGGATAAGCGCCTGCGCACCACCATCCTGCCCGAGCAGCTGGAGATCCTGTACCGCTGGTACATGCAGGACTCCAACCCGACGCGCAAGATGCTTGACTGCATCTCCGAGGAGGTGGGGCTCAAGAAGCGAGTGGTGCAGGTCTGGTTCCAGAACACCAGGGCCCGGGAGAGGAAGGGCCAGTTCCGAAGCACCCCCGGGGCAGTGCCCAGTCCGGCAGTCAAGGTCCCCATGACACCCAGCCCCGCACCCTTCCCCAAGTTCAACCACTTGCTGGGCAAGGTGGATGATGGGGCTGCGAGGGAGGCCCCAAAGAGGGAAACACCCGCTTTTCCCTACCCCACGGTCACCCCTGCTGCTGGGCCTCTGCCTTTCCTGCCACCTGGGAAAGAGGCCCCCACTCTGACACCAGAGCCACCTctacctctcccacctccccctccacccAATGAGGATGAGGGCCCAGAGGAACCGTCTAAAGCTTCTCCAGAGAGTGAGGCTTGCAGTCCATCTGCAGGGGATTTAAGTGATTCGTCAGCTTGCAGCCTGGCGGAACCAGAGTCCCCTGGGGCTGGAGGGGCCAATGGGGGcccaggaggtggggctggggtcccAGACGGAATGGGGCAGCGGCGCTACAGGACCCAGATGAGCAGTCTGCAGCTAAAGATCATGAAAGCCTGCTACGAAGCCTACCGTACCCCTACCATGCAGGAGTGCGAGGTGCTGGGGGAGGAGATTGGGCTGCCCAAGAGAGTCATCCAGGTCTGGTTCCAGAATGCTCGTGCCAAGGAGAAGAAGGCCAAGCTGCAGGGGGCAGCAGccggtggggctgggggcagcaaTGAGGGCCCCTTGGGAGCCCAGCGCACCGACTGTCCCTACTGTGATGTCAAGTATGACTTCTACGTCTCCTGCCGAGGCCACCTCTTTTCCCGCCAGCACCTGGCCAAGCTCAAGGAGGCAGTCCGAGCCCAGCTGAAGAGTGAAAGCAAGTGCTACGACTTGGCCCCAGCACCCGAGGCACCCCCAGCTCCCAAGGCTCCACCTGCCACCACACCTGCCTCTGTGCCCCTCGGGGCTGCCCCGGATCTGCCTCGCCTGGCCCCGGTCCTCTTGTCCGGCCCAGCTCTGGCCCAGCCCCCGCTGGGCAGCTTAGCTCCTTTCAGCGCAG GCCCTGCAGCCTCCTCAGGCCTCCTTGGCCTCGCCACTTCGGTCCTGCCTGCTACCACAGTGGTCCCGACTGCTGGCCCAGGCTGCCCCTTACCTCAGAGACCTATGCCCGACCACACCAACACCTCCACAGTAGGCACCACTGACCCCGCCCCAGGCCCGCGTACTGAACCCTCTGGGGACAAGGTCTCCGGTGAGCGAAAGCCAGCTGCAGCCCCCGCCAACTCCTCCACCGATGCCCTCAAGAACCTCAAAGCATTGAAGGCCACTgtcccagccctgttggggggcCAGTTCCTGCCCTTCCCGTTGCCCTCTGCAGGGGGGGCCACGCCGCCAGCTGTCTTTGGCCCCCAGTTACAGGGGGCCTACTTCCAACAGCTCTATGGCATGAAGAAGGGACTGTTTCCCATAAACCCCGTGATACCTCAGACCCTCATCGGACTGCTCCCCAACGCCCTCCTCCAGCCACCGCCCCAGGCCCCCGAGCCCATAGCCACAGCGCCTCCGAAGCCGCCTGAACTGCCCGCtccaggggagggggaggccggGGAGGCCGATGAGCTGCTGACAGGCAGCGCTGGCATCTCCACCGTGGACGTGACCCACCGCTACCTTTGCCGCCAGTGCAAGATGGCATTTGACGGGGAGGCCCTGGCCACTGCTCACCAGAGATCCTTCTGCTTCTTTGGGCGGGGCTCCGGGGGCTCCATGCCCCCCCCACTGCGGGTGCCCATCTGCACCTACCACTGCCTGGCATGTGAGGTGCTGCTGAGTGGGCGAGAAGCCCTGGCCTCGCACCTGCGCTCCTCGGCCCACAGGCGCAAGGCGGCCCCGCCCCCAGGGGGCCCACCTGGCGCCGCCACCAACGCTGCCACTGCCGCCACGGCTGCTGTGGCTTTTGCCAAAGAGGAAGCAAGATTACCTCACACGGACTCCAACCCCAAAACTACTACCTCTACACTTCTAGCTTTATAA